The following is a genomic window from Hyalangium gracile.
CGCGCGGGCCATCGCCATGGCGTGGGGGCAGGCGACCTGGAGCGAGGCCATCTCGGATGAGATCCAGGGGCACTACTACAACCGGGACATCCTCTTCTTCGGGGCCGCGGGAACGTCCGTCTGTCCGTTCACGGGCATCTTCCCGGGGGACATGGGCGAGGTGATCTCCGTGACCGGCCTGAAGGAGGACAACACGGTCCACGAGACGGCCTGCGGTTTCGACACCACCGACATCGGCGCCGTCATCGGCGAGACGCCGAGCACGGGCAAGCTCCCCGGCACCGTGGTGCACTTCGGTGGCAGCTCGAATGCGACGGCGCTCCTCACCGGAGTCGCCGGGCTCGTGTGGTCGAAGTACCCGCACCTCAACCGGGATCAGGTGCGCGACCGGCTCTTCCGGTCCACCTTGCAGGGCTACAACCCGCAGGGCAAGACGGGGTGGGGACGTGTGAACGCCTTCCGCGCGGTTGGTGGCTTCTACTCGCTGTACGTCGAGCCGAACAACTGGCAGCCCCAGCCGGGCCAGTCCGTCACCCTCACGGCCATCACCAAGGGAGACGGCCCGTTCACCTATCAGTGGAGCACGGGCGGCACCGGTTCCTCCACGTCGGTGACCTGCTCCTATCAGGGGCAGATCATCAGTGTGAACGTGACGGTTCGCGATCTCACGGACGGGACGACGCGCAACAGCGGTACGGCGGTCGAGTGCGGCATCGATCCGTGCGACGCCGATCCGTCGCTGTGCGAGCCGGACCCCTGCGACATCAAGCCCTGGCTGTGTGACTAGCCAGGCACCGCTCTCCTCGCGAGCTCCTCGGAGAGCTCGATCTCGTCCGTCACATCCCGATAGACGGTGACCTGGCCGAAGTTGCCATCGGCGAACGCCACCGGCCGAGAGCTCCAGCGGACCACGCGCCGCCGGAACTGCTGGAGCTCGAAGTCCTCTCGCCCCACATAGGGGCCGTCCGCGGGGATGCGCACCCTCCGCATGAAGTCCATGGGGTCCTTGAAGCGCTCCGCGAAGGCGCGGATGAACTCGTCGCGGTGCAGGCCGATCAGCTCGGACACGGTGCGATCCGCCAGCAGGGCCATGAACTCGTTGGCGTAGAGGATGATGCGCCGGTGATCGAAGAGCATCACCGCGTCATCCAGGCCATCGAGCGTGGTCGCCAGGATGTCGGCTTTCAGGCGCGCGATGGAGTGGGCCTTGCGCTCCGCATCCAGCGAGCGCTGGCTCTTCCGGAGCTGGGTGCCGAGCTCGAGCTCGCCGGCCACCCGGCGCGCCAGGGCCATCAGCGCATCCACCTGCTCGGCGGTGATGGACAGCGGCTTCTTGTCGAGGATGCACAGCGTCCCCAGCACCGTGCCCTGGCGGGTGACGAGGGGGGCGCCCGCGTATGAGCGGAACACGCCCTCACGCACCAGCCGGTTGGTGCTGAACACGGGGTGGGTGGCGGCATCCGGGACCACCAGGGGCTCGGCCTTCTCCGCCTCCACCACATGGGCGCAGAGCGCCACTTCGCGCTCGGTGCCGCGCTCTTCCAACAGCTTGCCGCCGAGCCCCGTATGCGCCTTGAACCACTGCCGGTCCTCGAGCACCAGCGACAGGAGGGCGATGGGCACGTTGAAGGTCTGCGCCGTCTCCCGCACGAGGTTCTGGAGCGCCTCATCTGGCGGCCCATCATCGACGAGGTGCAGGCTGGCGAGCTTCGCCAGCCGCTCCCGCTCTCGGGCGAGGGCCGCGGCGCTCTCGGAGGAGAGGCTGACGCTGGGGGCCGCCTGGAGACGCGGGGGCAGGAGGGGAGTCTCGGGTGAAGGCGAGGGCGCGGAACGCTCGTGGAGAGCAGCGGCGGCGGTCGCCTGGGGCAGCGTGCGTCCGAGCGCGCGGAAGAGGGTCCGGCGGAAGGACTCGAAGGGGGCGCCCTTGGCGAGGATCTCCTGGATGCCCAGCAGGTCCTTCCTCTCGAGCGCCGCGTTGCGCATCTTCACGAAGGAGGAGACCACGATGATCCGTGGGCTGGACGAGCGCTTGCGCAGATCGCGAATCAGCTCGAAGCCGTCGACGCCCGCCAGGGACAGCTCGGTGATCAGGACAGCGGGGTCCTCCGTGCGCTGCTGGAGCGTGGTCTTCGCGGCCTTGCCGTCTTGAACGACGACGGGATCGAGGCCCGCCTCCACCAGCAAGTTCTGGAACTTCGAGGCACAGGCGGCATTCGGCTCGACGATCAATCCCCAGGGCATGGGGAGCTTCCCTAGTGGCAATGCCCCTGGAACTCAACCCGAGGGAGTTCTTTTCTCGTGGGTTTGTGCTCGACAGTGGTCATCGGGAGGACGCTGGAAGCGGTCATTCCTGCTGGCACCCGACGACGACAGCGTCAGGGTGGCTCGCTTGCCGAGGGACCGATGCTGGTGCTGAGATGCCGACCATGAGGAGGACCTTGGAGGCGGTCGTCGTGGTGGCGTTGGCCGTGGCGATCGCAGCGGCGGTGCTGTTCTCCGTGCGGTGGTGGTACACCCACCGCGTTCCCACTGAAGTGCATGTGCTCGTGCCCGAGGGCAGGCGCGTCATGCTGCGCGCCGGCAACCTCGAGGCTGCTGGCTCGATGGGACATCTGACGCTCGAGCTGCCACCGGGCTTGCACGAGGTCGAGCTGCTCGAGAACGGGCGCACGCTTCGACGAGTCGAGCTGCAGGCGCCGACGAAGACCCACCGGGTCCTCCTGCCGGTGGGCCGCCAGTGCTTCGCGCTGTATCCGCGAGAGTCGATGCAGCCGCTTCAGGTCCTGGAGTCGGAAGACCCGGTCGATCTCGAGGTCGACCTCGTCTTCAACGAGTCCGAGCGTCCGGCGCTCGATTCCGAGCGGAGGCCCGGCCAGCCCGCGTACGAGACCGAGAAGCGCACCTGGCTGCTGGTGAAGCCAGCGCGGTGTGGCGCTCCAG
Proteins encoded in this region:
- a CDS encoding GAF domain-containing protein, translated to MPWGLIVEPNAACASKFQNLLVEAGLDPVVVQDGKAAKTTLQQRTEDPAVLITELSLAGVDGFELIRDLRKRSSSPRIIVVSSFVKMRNAALERKDLLGIQEILAKGAPFESFRRTLFRALGRTLPQATAAAALHERSAPSPSPETPLLPPRLQAAPSVSLSSESAAALARERERLAKLASLHLVDDGPPDEALQNLVRETAQTFNVPIALLSLVLEDRQWFKAHTGLGGKLLEERGTEREVALCAHVVEAEKAEPLVVPDAATHPVFSTNRLVREGVFRSYAGAPLVTRQGTVLGTLCILDKKPLSITAEQVDALMALARRVAGELELGTQLRKSQRSLDAERKAHSIARLKADILATTLDGLDDAVMLFDHRRIILYANEFMALLADRTVSELIGLHRDEFIRAFAERFKDPMDFMRRVRIPADGPYVGREDFELQQFRRRVVRWSSRPVAFADGNFGQVTVYRDVTDEIELSEELARRAVPG